The following coding sequences lie in one Pontibacter sp. G13 genomic window:
- a CDS encoding sugar transferase: MNRKLLQTLTYLSFDFLATYVVWLIFVYFRRETLEQAGRLEPQQFINAAIVSLAWIGLYAIAGLYKKPFRRSRMEEIIQLFKYSLVGVLILFFSIFLDDPIPPENPSLQRTLLTIYMGLQFGAVAVIRFIITTRTNVRIRKRAFGFPTLLVGGGEQAYKIYEELEQNPRSLGYQFKGFVSMPESADHRFRGKLKHFGTTNRIEEIIRTRKIEEVILALEPEELKKVPELIERCEPYQVNIKVVPRVYDYIVGSVKSSHILGAPLVEVYPQIMRPWEAFAKRLFDILASGFALLLLTPLYCVLAILIKTGSEGPIFFKQERIGRGGIPFKIIKFRSMYIDAEKFGPALSSDHDPRITRVGKWLRKLRLDELPQFWNVLIGEMSIVGPRPERQFFIDQIVAVAPQYQHLHKVRPGITSWGQVKYGYASSVDEMVERLNFDILYLENMSLALDIKILLYTVIVIIEGRGK, encoded by the coding sequence ATGAATCGGAAGCTCCTACAGACCCTGACCTATCTTAGTTTTGATTTCCTCGCCACATATGTGGTGTGGTTAATCTTTGTGTATTTCCGCCGAGAAACACTCGAACAGGCCGGACGTCTAGAGCCTCAACAATTCATCAATGCCGCCATTGTCTCCCTTGCTTGGATCGGATTGTATGCGATTGCAGGACTCTACAAAAAGCCCTTCCGTAGATCTCGCATGGAGGAAATCATCCAATTGTTCAAGTACTCCCTCGTAGGCGTTCTGATCCTCTTTTTCTCCATTTTTCTTGATGATCCCATTCCACCGGAAAACCCTTCGCTTCAACGAACTCTGCTTACCATCTATATGGGTTTGCAATTTGGAGCAGTGGCTGTCATCCGATTCATCATCACAACCCGCACCAATGTTCGGATCAGGAAACGCGCTTTCGGCTTCCCTACCCTATTGGTCGGAGGCGGAGAACAAGCCTACAAGATCTATGAAGAGCTCGAGCAAAATCCGCGGTCGCTGGGCTACCAATTCAAAGGATTTGTATCCATGCCAGAATCCGCGGATCATCGATTTAGAGGCAAACTCAAGCATTTCGGCACGACCAATCGCATCGAAGAAATTATCCGTACCCGCAAAATCGAAGAGGTGATCTTGGCGCTCGAACCCGAGGAACTGAAAAAGGTGCCGGAATTGATCGAACGCTGCGAACCCTACCAAGTGAATATCAAGGTGGTCCCACGCGTCTATGACTACATCGTCGGCAGCGTAAAATCATCACATATTCTTGGAGCGCCTCTGGTCGAGGTCTATCCTCAAATCATGCGTCCATGGGAGGCATTTGCCAAGCGATTGTTTGACATTCTAGCCTCGGGATTTGCCTTGCTCCTGTTGACGCCGCTATACTGTGTGCTGGCTATTCTAATCAAAACCGGATCTGAAGGGCCGATCTTCTTCAAGCAGGAACGAATCGGAAGGGGAGGAATTCCCTTCAAAATCATCAAGTTCCGCTCTATGTACATTGATGCGGAAAAATTTGGCCCTGCATTGAGTTCCGACCACGACCCGCGGATCACAAGAGTCGGAAAATGGCTTCGGAAATTAAGACTGGATGAGTTGCCTCAGTTTTGGAATGTTTTGATTGGAGAAATGAGCATCGTAGGTCCAAGACCTGAGCGGCAGTTCTTCATCGACCAAATCGTAGCGGTAGCTCCCCAATATCAGCATTTGCACAAAGTCAGACCGGGCATCACCTCTTGGGGACAGGTCAAATACGGCTATGCTTCAAGTGTAGACGAAATGGTCGAAAGACTCAATTTCGATATCCTCTACCTCGAGAATATGTCGTTGGCACTAGACATCAAGATCCTGCTTTACACGGTGATCGTAATCATCGAGGGCCGAGGGAAATAA